From Aspergillus fumigatus Af293 chromosome 5, whole genome shotgun sequence, a single genomic window includes:
- a CDS encoding cytochrome P450 has product MFLIIVIPIVILLYPFLSTLYTTLRTRSLRRIPGPFLTRLTKLWYFYRVRAGHFETDNIALHRRYGPVVRIAPDHYSISGSAAIKTVYGTGSKFTKSAWYEGWKHPDPNQWTLFPDRNIKRHAETRKRFSSLYSMTSLVHYEAFVDRCADLFCMRLREFAARGEEFNLGHWFQCYAFDVIGDITYGQRFGFLDRGEDIEGTIAALQRLMTYSTLVGIYPEWHPRLFGPLSRFSWSGAAGRAYIVRFVQEKIRGLSVKADPGQVERGPLATQNFVEKMMLARDKDPEKVTDYHVFMMGLSNVIAGSDTTAISLSAIMYHLLRYPAVMEKLRREIDAFAADGKCSDSVTFRESQEMPYFQAVIKEALRMHSATGLPLWRVVPDGGVEINGYFFPAGTVVGINTWVAHYDEEVFPDATTFRPERWIEAESNPEKLRAMNEMYMPVGLTHFSRIQHTDDGSSALGLGRVLESTSPFWKCRN; this is encoded by the exons atgttcctcatcatcgtcatcccgATTGTCATCCTCCTTTACCCCTTCCTGAGCACGCTCTACACAACCCTCCGCACCCGCTCCCTCCGCCGAATCCCAGGCCCCTTCCTCACCCGCCTCACAAAACTCTGGTACTTCTACCGCGTGCGCGCTGGCCACTTCGAAACAGACAATATCGCCCTGCACCGGCGCTACGGGCCCGTCGTCCGCATCGCCCCAGACCACTATAGTATCTCCGGGAGCGCCGCCATAAAAACCGTCTACGGGACGGGGAGCAAGTTCACCAAGTCCGCCTGGTACGAGGGGTGGAAGCACCCGGACCCAAATCAGTGGACGCTGTTCCCTGACCGGAACATTAAGCGGCACG CGGAAACGCGCAAGCGGTTCTCGAGCCTCTACTCCATGACCTCGCTGGTGCATTACGAGGCGTTTGTGGATCGGTGTGCGGATCTCTTCTGCATGCGGCTGCGGGAGTTCGCGGCCCGTGGCGAAGAGTTCAACCTCGGCCATTGGTTCCAGTGCTATGCGTTTGATGTGATCGGCGATATTACCTACGGGCAGCGGTTTG GCTTCCTCGATCGCGGAGAGGACATCGAAGGCACGATTGCCGCGCTGCAGCGGCTGATGACGTACAGTACCCTTGTGGGCATATACCCCGAGTGGCATCCGCGGCTGTTTGGCCCACTGAGTCGATTCAGCTGGTCTGGTGCAGCGGGGAGAGCGTATATTGTGCGATTCGTCCAGGAGAAAATCAGAGGCCTCTCTGTGAAGGCTGATCCCGGGCAAGTGGAGCGGGGCCCTCTGGCGACGCAGAACTTTGtcgagaagatgatgctggctCGAGACAAGGATCCGGAAAAGGTGACGGATTACCATGTGTTCATGATGGGGTTGTCGAACGTCATTGCTGGTTCAGACACGACTGCCATCAGTCTGTCCGCCATCATGTATCACCTCCTGCGTTATCCCGCGGTCATGGAGAAACTTCGGCGCGAGATCGACGCGTTTGCCGCGGACGGAAAGTGCAGTGACAGCGTCACCTTCAGGGAGAGCCAGGAGATGCCATATTTCCAGGCCGTGATCAAGGAGGCACTGCGCATGCACAGTGCCACGGGCTTGCCGCTGTGGAGGGTGGTTCCCGACGGCGGGGTCGAGATCAATGGCTATTTCTTTCCGGCTGGCACGGTGGTGGGGATCAACACCTGGGTGGCCCATTACGATGAGGAAGTCTTCCCAGATGCGACGACTTTCCGGCCAGAGCGATGGATCGAGGCGGAGAGTAATCCGGAGAAACTCAGAGCCATGAACGAGATGTACATGCCAGTAGGTCTCACCCACTTCTCTCGTATACAGCATACTGACGACGGTAGTTCGGCCTTGGGACTAGGACGTGTCTTGGAAAGCACATCTCCATTCTGGAAATGTCGAAATTGA
- a CDS encoding transcription factor domain-containing protein, which translates to MEMFPMCPPTGRRCCSLRHRRFPRLWSSFPVGPALYLSLQPVIDLIHRIDYIQSGPYVQSSVAVHILLHEFQPRRASTPAPSVTDLLKRHERTCRVREEQEEAVEPPADFQSDQRDRQSECERTVVSSWSTRDGDLPDLPSSVDFAALDFLFSPALASDSITVAERLEYLAYFTSANGMATFLDRETLKQRQELLKGVDRHSYETACNEAYCADRLPETIDPSLIYLPSSSDEDMLIYKAHEITQCIHRTITTTSDKTIIKLDWTLAVQHSCSAFFSASNIRRFLEYFWSLWYPSCPIVHRPSFDPETARTALLCVMVIIGACLSPHEEDAEAAKMWLDSVEEMVFGDEDFMENEPPDTSADQRYDKATWMKKRVECIQAAYLVCSLQKREGSVEAQGRVRRYRHATLVMLARDIGLESATHRNLRLESPSKSWWSQFVIEEELIRTRTFVFLIDAAMAIFHHAPPRMVVSELNMDMACPEACFQADTATECFRTLREWERSIFWSERLSVAGVVRRICQRQLDDHSVLEFSKMGTLNLFTTVQALHSLTFHLQNSLVFESTLAPVQTGLENWRRIWNARQPEDKDIPDEPQSLWKKIGFVRYAPEFWHLARIIVARIIASASDEQCPLPTERALHRFDHTDMRDINGLITEYQQLNLGVTP; encoded by the exons ATGGAGATGTTTCCTATGTGCCCACCAACTGGTCGACGGTGCTGTAGCCTCAGGCATCGACGGTTTCCCCGCCTCTGGTCCTCGTTTCCTGTCGGTCCTGCTCTATACCTCAGCCTGCAGCCTGTCATCGATCTGATCCATCGGATCGACTACATTCAATCAGGTCCTTATGTCCAATCGTCCGTGGCAGTGCACATACTGTTGCACGAATTTCAGCCGCGCCGAGCATCTACGCCGGCACCTTCGGTCAC AGACCTTCTGAAACGCCATGAGAGGACATGCAGAGTCAgagaagaacaggaagaggcCGTGGAGCCTCCTGCGGATTTTCAGTCAGATCAGCGAGATCGACAGAGTGAATGCGAGAGGACCGTTGTCTCGTCATGGTCAACCCGAGATGGAGACCTCCCTGACCTTCCCAGCTCGGTGGACTTTGCCGCATTGGACTTCTTATTTTCACCGGCGCTAGCTTCGGACAGCATCACGGTGGCTGAAAGGCTGGAATATCTGGCCTACTTTACGAGCGCCAATGGTATGGCTACGTTTCTGGACCGCGAGACGCTCAAACAGCGACAGGAGCTCCTCAAGGGGGTGGACCGTCACTCGTACGAAACGGCATGCAACGAAGCGTATTGTGCAGACCGGCTGCCCGAAACAATCGACCCCTCGCTCATCTACCTGCCATCGTCCAGTGACGAGGATATGCTCATTTACAAGGCCCACGAAATCACGCAGTGTATCCACCGAACCATCACCACAACGTCAGACAAAACCATCATCAAACTGGACTGGACCCTTGCCGTCCAACACTCCTGCTCTGCTTTTTTCTCAGCTAGCAATATCCGCCGCTTTCTGGAGTATTTCTGGTCATTGTGGTACCCCAGCTGTCCCATCGTGCATCGGCCGTCGTTCGATCCAGAGACAGCGCGGACGGCTCTGCTGTGCGTTATGGTAATTATTGGAGCGTGTCTGTCGCCGCATGAGGAAGACGCCGAAGCGGCCAAGATGTGGTTGGACAGCGTTGAGGAAATGGTATTCGGTGATGAGGATTTTATGGAGAACGAGCCCCCCGACACGTCGGCGGATCAGCGATACGACAAGGCCACATGGATGAAGAAGCGCGTCGAATGTATCCAGGCGGCATATCTGGTCTGCTCGCTGCAGAAACGGGAGGGCTCTGTGGAGGCGCAGGGACGCGTGAGGAGGTATCGACATGCCACGCTGGTCATG CTGGCGAGAGACATCGGGCTTGAATCGGCCACGCACCGCAACTTGCGGCTGGAGAGCCCCTCCAAGTCATGGTGGAGCCAGTTTGTCATTGAGGAGGAATTGATTCG GACTCGGACGTTCGTGTTTCTGATCGATGCCGCCATGGCGATCTTCCACCACGCTCCGCCACGGATGGTGGTTTCGGAGCTCAATATGGACATGGCTTGCCCTGAGGCTTGTTTTCAGGCGGACACAGCTACAGAGTGCTTTCGCACCCTGAGGGAATGGGAACGGTCTATATTCTGGTCTGAGAGACTGTCTGTCGCTGGCGTGGTACGGAGGATATGCCAAAGACAGTTGGATGACCACTCGGTCCTCGAGTTTTCCAAGATGGGAACGCTGAATCTGTTTACGACTGTACAAG CTCTACATTCTTTAACGTTTCATCTGCAAAACTCCTTGGTCTTCGAGTCCACCCTCGCCCCTGTCCAAACCGGTTTGGAGAACTGGCGTCGGATATGGAACGCACGACAgcccgaggacaaggacatTCCCGACGAACCGCAGTctctctggaagaagatcggCTTTGTGCGGTATGCCCCTGAATTCTGGCACTTGGCTCGAATCATCGTTGCCCGAATCATCGCCAGTGCTAGCGATGAACAATGTCCTCTACCGACAGAGCGAGCTCTCCATCGCTTCGATCATACTGACATGAGAGATATCAATGGATTGATTACGGAATACCAGCAACTGAATCTGGGAGTTACGCCGTGA
- a CDS encoding putative capsular associated protein has protein sequence MMKLSSSRVRSAGLIFSGISFALGFWLLFGGWSRELVGFHIPYNRTDSPSPAQSQSQSPSPSGDHPIDQLIRNADAEWRSLLEKEAQTFEAATGEYRRRRGRHPPPGFKEWFEFARSMDALIIEDFFDRIYDDLNPFWGLQPNEIRRQAQSLKPRIAVRKHEATAITDHNALWLDSWLSLVRSIEKYLPDLDMPFNPMDESRIVVPSETIAEYLAQERVSRQTMQEKDPAEFSTEYTAAKNESQSGQFEPRFLGPGDGRFWDMARVGCPPDSSARDSLPIEPATALQVAMENLLAHAPNGYVRNWTRSKDICWRPEMQALHGTFIEPVSISTAHELFPLFGGSKLSVNNEILIPPAMYWAQDKRYSGGSQHGGPWESKKDSLIWRGIASGGRNRATNWTGFQRHRLLAMLNGTSVAAAERNHSHFVNFRLPSYDDYHLAAGHAGRLPEFVEDHADAGFIHLVCFPCVPGQPCAYDRTDPHCAYTEPYFALVPAMPMDQQYDGYKYLPDIDGNSFSGRYRGFLLSTSLPIKATIYDEWHDSRLIPWAHFVPMDSTFPDVYGLMEYFIGYGGRGHDEAARTIALDGKAWAEKVLRREDMQIYMYRLLLEYARICDDRRDTLGYTADILRVGQRT, from the coding sequence ATGATGAAATTGTCGTCCTCGAGGGTTCGATCGGCCGGTCTTATATTTTCAGGGATCTCGTTTGCTCTGGGGTTCTGGTTGTTGTTTGGTGGTTGGAGCCGCGAACTGGTGGGATTTCACATTCCGTACAACCGCACAGACTCACCCTCACCAGCACAATCACAATCACaatcaccatcaccatcggGAGACCATCCGATCGATCAACTCATCAGAAATGCCGACGCCGAATGGCGCtcgctgctggagaaggaggcccAAACTTTCGAGGCGGCCACGGGGGAATATCGGCGGCGTCGGGGTCGACATCCACCACCAGGCTTCAAAGAGTGGTTCGAGTTTGCGCGATCCATGGACGCGCTCATTATCGAGGACTTTTTCGATCGGATTTATGATGATCTGAATCCATTTTGGGGCCTCCAACCGAACGAGATCCGACGACAGGCGCAGAGTCTCAAGCCCCGCATCGCTGTTCGGAAGCATGAAGCGACCGCGATCACGGACCACAATGCGCTTTGGTTAGATTCATGGCTCAGTCTGGTGCGCAGCATCGAGAAGTACCTTCCCGACCTCGACATGCCGTTCAACCCCATGGATGAATCGCGGATCGTGGTGCCTTCGGAAACCATCGCCGAATACCTGGCCCAGGAACGGGTCAGCCGACAGACGATGCAAGAGAAGGATCCGGCCGAGTTTAGCACCGAATACACCGCGGCGAAGAATGAATCCCAGTCTGGGCAATTCGAACCGCGCTTCCTGGGGCCCGGCGATGGGCGGTTCTGGGACATGGCTCGCGTCGGCTGCCCGCCCGACAGCTCGGCGCGCGACAGCCTCCCCATCGAGCCGGCGACGGCCCTGCAAGTGGCGATGGAAAACTTGCTGGCACACGCGCCGAATGGCTATGTGCGCAACTGGACCCGGTCCAAGGATATCTGCTGGCGCCCGGAGATGCAGGCGCTCCACGGAACCTTTATCGAGCCCGTGTCGATCTCCACCGCGCACGAACTCTTTCCGCTGTTCGGAGGATCGAAGCTGTCCGTCAACAATGAGATCCTCATCCCGCCGGCGATGTACTGGGCCCAGGACAAGCGATACTCCGGCGGCAGCCAGCATGGTGGCCCGTGGGAGTCCAAGAAAGACTCCCTGATCTGGCGCGGCATCGCATCGGGCGGTCGCAACCGAGCCACCAACTGGACGGGGTTCCAGCGCCATCGCCTATTAGCTATGTTGAACGGGACCTCCGTCGCGGCCGCCGAACGGAACCATTCCCACTTTGTGAATTTCCGGCTCCCCAGCTACGACGACTACCACCTGGCCGCGGGCCACGCCGGCCGCCTCCCCGAGTTCGTCGAGGACCATGCGGACGCTGGCTTCATCCACCTCGTGTGCTTCCCCTGCGTCCCGGGACAGCCCTGCGCGTACGATCGCACCGACCCGCACTGCGCCTACACGGAACCATACTTCGCCCTCGTCCCCGCCATGCCCATGGACCAGCAGTACGACGGCTACAAATACCTGCCGGACATCGACGGCAACTCCTTTAGCGGCCGGTACCGCGGCTTCTTATTGTCGACGTCTCTGCCCATCAAAGCCACCATCTACGACGAATGGCATGACTCCCGTCTCATCCCCTGGGCCCATTTCGTGCCCATGGACTCGACGTTCCCCGACGTCTACGGCCTCATGGAGTACTTTATCGGGTACGGCGGGCGGGGCCATGACGAGGCCGCGCGCACGATTGCCCTGGACGGCAAGGCGTGGGCGGAGAAGGTGCTTCGCCGGGAAGACATGCAGATCTACATGTATcggttgttgctggagtATGCCCGGATCTGTGATGATCGCCGGGATACTCTGGGGTATACCGCGGATATCTTACGAGTCGGGCAACGGACATGA
- a CDS encoding putative pyruvate carboxylase, whose translation MMKKLLVANRGEIAVRILHAARELSPPVQTVALSTPNDTSHCLLGHPDQTIALPSAASYLDISLLAQICQKHAIDAVHPGYGFLSESPEFARRMHQIGVTVIGPGAEILEQTGDKLQAKALATSCSVPVLPSHSAQSLDEIRAFVEKVGYPVMIKAVDGGGGRGIRLIHQHQASELGSLVARARSESPSQTVFVEKAAVDGFHHVEVQVLGDGTGTVHHLHERDCSVQRRFQKIVECAPSLLDRSIIEKVSEAALRIARTIRYRSLGTFEFLVSESTSDFYFLEINPRLQVEHTVTEAVTGVDLVQAQLRLARGESLQQILAECAPTPSARSIQLRLCAEDPSANFALSIGKITDFFVPSGHGVRVDTHLSPPVTVASDFDNLVAKIIVTASSWEAAVRKARRVLGDTRIQGVPTNLPLLRGIVSSADFLAGRVDTQWLEKHLPAVLGMSERISASLASVHQPSHRAVQLPTSSLLLFRRGDAWSISLSPLGPSRTSQEEAETRHHLRLTRVLRNDFPSSLTAEIEYTTPSASIPYTLHLAAAGANTAASALVSGHRRGDPSNPRHIVLPLSGKLIEVLVQPGETIAQDQVVAFVKQMKMELEVRSPRAGHVTWVFEGSDGEEDVVEGMLLVELDPVPASVTKGKL comes from the coding sequence ATGATGAAAAAGCTCCTGGTAGCCAACAGAGGCGAGATCGCAGTGCGCATCTTGCACGCTGCCCGGGAGCTTTCCCCCCCGGTTCAGACCGTCGCCCTGTCGACCCCCAACGACACATCGCATTGTCTCCTGGGCCACCCCGACCAGACCATCGCGCTCCCCTCTGCAGCCTCGTACCTCGACATATCACTGCTCGCGCAGATCTGCCAGAAACATGCCATCGACGCTGTGCACCCAGGCTACGGCTTCCTCAGCGAATCGCCCGAATTCGCGCGCCGCATGCACCAGATTGGGGTGACGGTCATCGGGCCAGGGGCCGAGATCCTCGAGCAAACAGGCGACAAACTGCAAGCCAAAGCGCTCGCTACGTCCTGCAGCGTACCAGTTCTGCCGTCCCATTCCGCGCAATCTCTCGACGAGATCCGCGCGTTTGTCGAGAAAGTCGGATACCCCGTCATGATCAAAGCAgtcgacggcggcggcggacgGGGGATCCGGCTGATCCACCAGCACCAAGCATCTGAGCTGGGGAGTCTGGTAGCAAGAGCGCGGAGCGAATCCCCCTCGCAGACCGTCTTCGTCGAAAAGGCCGCCGTGGACGGCTTCCACCACGTCGAGGTGCAGGTCCTCGGCGACGGGACCGGGACCGTCCACCACCTGCATGAACGAGACTGCAGTGTGCAACGCCGGTTCCAGAAGATCGTCGAATGTGCGCCGTCGCTTCTGGACCGGTCGATTATTGAGAAAGTCAGCGAGGCGGCGCTGCGCATCGCCCGCACCATCCGGTACCGATCACTCGGCACGTTCGAGTTCCTGGTCAGCGAGAGCACGTCGGATTTCTACTTCCTCGAGATCAATCCCCGGCTGCAGGTCGAGCATACCGTCACCGAGGCCGTGACGGGGGTAGATCTCGTTCAGGCGCAGCTGCGATTAGCCCGGGGAGAGTCTCTCCAGCAAATCCTGGCGGAGTGTGCGCCCACACCCTCCGCGCGATCCATCCAGCTGCGCCTTTGCGCCGAAGACCCCAGCGCAAACTTCGCGCTGAGCATCGGCAAAATCACCGACTTCTTCGTGCCGTCCGGCCACGGCGTCCGCGTCGACACGCACCTCTCCCCGCCCGTAACCGTCGCCTCCGACTTTGACAACCTCGTCGCGAAAATCATCGTCACAGCCTCGAGCTGGGAGGCGGCTGTGCGAAAGGCGCGGCGCGTGCTGGGCGATACCCGCATCCAAGGCGTCCCGACGAACCTGCCCCTGCTGCGGGGGATCGTCTCGTCCGCGGACTTTCTCGCGGGGAGGGTCGACACGCAGTGGCTCGAGAAGCATCTTCCGGCGGTCCTGGGGATGAGCGAGCGCATCTCCGCCTCGCTTGCCTCGGTTCACCAGCCGTCCCACCGGGCGGTACAGCTCCCGACATCCtccttgctcctcttccgccgCGGCGACGCATGGAGCATCTCCCTCTCCCCCCTCGGCCCATCCCGGACGTCCCAAGAAGAGGCGGAAACCCGACACCACCTGCGTCTCACCCGCGTCCTCCGCAATGACTTTCCCTCCTCGCTCACCGCCGAGATCGAGTATACCACGCCATCGGCGTCCATTCCATACACACTCCACCTGGCAGCCGCCGGCGCCAACACCGCCGCCAGCGCCCTCGTCTCGGGCCATCGCCGCGGCGACCCGTCCAACCCGCGGCATATTGTGCTCCCGCTGTCGGGGAAGTTGATCGAGGTGCTGGTGCAGCCTGGTGAGACCATCGCGCAAGACCAGGTGGTGGCGTTTgtgaagcagatgaagatggagcTGGAGGTACGGAGTCCGCGGGCGGGACATGTAACGTGGGTATTTGAGGGGAGCGAtggggaggaggatgtgGTCGAGGGGATGTTACTTGTCGAACTCGATCCTGTTCCTGCGAGTGTGACCAAGGGGAAGCTTTGA
- a CDS encoding acyl-CoA carboxylase subunit beta codes for MKDEKASRRLNQLSSHLSTARLPPDYSDVLSTISTLKEIAATPNPSRRGYARQKQAGKLWVRERITQLLDPDSFEEIGSVSGTVAWKPTGPTTEVPESFTPSNNVQGFGKLHGRRVLLTADDFSIRSGHADGSTADKTIYAEKLAVALKLPVIKLVDGSSGGGSVTTIRKEGWSYLPYVRMYAQVVEQLNKGIPNLGAVVGPAIGLGAARVVSCHFSVMAADIGALFNAGPEVVANATFEEGLDFQDLGGPMVHCTNGTIDNLAANEAECFEQLRTVLGFLPNHGGEAPPVVKCEDPVEREDVGLRSVIPRRAARMYNPYTIIRSVVDAGSWFEIGGLWGRTAIGGLARLGGRPVGIIANNCEVNGGALDAAGSQKLARLLKLCDVMNLPVVQFVDVPGYAIGTVAERHATMRWGVELAKTYFATTTPIFNVITRRAYGVAGGIMLGARDPVVQVAWPSGNWGSLPLDGGIEVGHRQELREAEQRGGKEGKAARYKELEEEYLRLMNPVRTANAFGVQEIVDPKDTRKICCGWVRHVYEVMMAERLALRNCGKLQPVFS; via the exons ATGAAAGACGAAAAAGCCTCCAGGCGTCTCAATCAACTCTCCTCCCACCTGTCGACCGCCAGGCTACCACCAGACTACTCCGACGTCCTGTCCACCATCAGCACCCTCAAGGAAATCGCCGCAACCCCCAACCCCTCTCGCCGCGGCTACGCACGCCAGAAACAAGCAGGCAAGCTCTGGGTCCGCGAGCGCATCacccagctcctcgacccCGACTCGTTCGAAGAGATCGGCTCCGTGTCTGGCACCGTCGCCTGGAAACCCACCGGTCCCACGACCGAAGTCCCCGAGTCCTTCACGCCCAGCAACAATGTCCAGGGCTTCGGGAAGCTCCACGGCCGACGCGTCCTCCTCACAGCCGACGACTTTAGCATCCGCAGCGGCCACGCCGACGGCTCCACGGCCGACAAGACCATCTACGCCGAGAAGCTAGCCGTCGCGCTCAAACTGCCCGTCATCAAGCTCGTCGACGGCAGCTCCGGCGGCGGCAGCGTAACCACCATCCGCAAAGAAGGATGGAGCTACCTCCCCTACGTGCGCATGTACGCGCAGGTCGTCGAGCAGCTGAACAAGGGGATTCCGAATCTGGGGGCCGTCGTTGGACCTGCT ATCGGTCTCGGCGCCGCACGCGTCGTCTCGTGCCATTTCTCCGTCATGGCGGCGGATATCGGCGCGCTGTTCAACGCCGGTCCGGAGGTGGTCGCCAACGCCACCTTCGAGGAAGGACTGGATTTTCAGGACCTCGGCGGGCCAATGGTGCACTGCACCAATGGCACCATTGATAACCTTGCCGCCAATGAGGCCGAGTGCTTCGAGCAGTTGCGGACGGTGCTCGGGTTCCTGCCCAACCATGGAGGCGAGGCGCCGCCAGTGGTGAAGTGCGAGGATCCAGTGGAGAGAGAGGATGTCGGCTTGCGGAGTGTGATCCCGCGTCGGGCGGCGAGGATGTATAACCCCTACACCATCATCCGATCTGTCGTGGACGCGGGCTCGTGGTTTGAGATCGGAGGACTATGGGGCCGGACGGCGATCGGGGGGCTGGCGAGGCTGGGGGGGCGGCCGGTGGGGATTATCGCGAATAACTGCGAGGTGAACGGGGGTGCGCTGGATGCGGCGGGGAGCCAGAAGCTGGCGcggctgctgaagctgtgCGATGTGATGAATCTGCCGGTGGTGCAGTTTGTCGACGTCC CTGGTTACGCGATTGGGACCGTCGCCGAACGCCACGCCACGATGCGCTGGGGTGTCGAGCTGGCTAAAACCTACTTTGCCACGACGACTCCGATCTTCAACGTGATTACAAGGCGTGCGTATGGCGTGGCCGGCGGCATTATGCTGGGTGCGCGAGACCCCGTCGTTCAGGTTGCCTGGCCGTCCGGGAACTGGGGGTCTCTGCCACTGGACGGGGGAATCGAGGTGGGCCATCGCCAGGAACTGCGAGAGGCGGAGCAACGGGGTGGGAAAGAGGGCAAGGCGGCCCGGTAtaaggagctggaggaggaatatCTGCGGCTGATGAATCCCGTGCGGACGGCCAATGCGTTTGGGGTCCAGGAGATTGTCGATCCCAAGGATACAAGGAAGATCTGCTGTGGATGGGTGCGACACGTGTACGAGGTGATGATGGCGGAACGGTTGGCGCTGAGAAACTGTGGGAAGCTCCAGCCTGTTTTTTCATAA
- a CDS encoding putative inositol 5-phosphatase yields MDNLTLYILTFNCARNPVDIDLFASHFFHALPHTVPSAPHLIALSLQELAPIAYAFLGGSYLTPYFTSFRQVVARAAASRWEDVQYATVVEDHVGMTGLMVFARSDVVGRIASVQTAGVGLGLQQMGNKGAVGARLGWMLESESESETVLVPLTFVSAHLAPAEDAFERRNEDWRAIVERLVFSTTTTTTSQEEDEEEEEERAALLGSSRATGESDGEGVFTGGYLFLAGDLNYRTSNTLPQPADIARFPGLEADESDPLHYSRLLREDQLTREREKRRCFHGLSEAPIGFPPSYKYELGARDPRDWKFVHSRWPSWCDRILYLESSTATVTPYRYDALPLFPTSDHRAVALAAAVVLRSIQAGPSDSESAPATDMQQQQPQPQPQPAPAPAAPFPIDRDWKRKRDEARRKELVVGGLAYLGLTWEGRRYLVGMVIGGLGAWFILRSMLNV; encoded by the coding sequence ATGGACAACCTCACCCTCTACATCCTCACCTTCAATTGCGCTCGCAACCCCGTCGATATCGACCTCTTCGCGTCGCACTTCTTCCACGCCCTTCCCCACACCGTCCCCTCCGCACCGCACCTCATTGCCCTCAGTCTCCAGGAACTCGCGCCTATCGCCTACGCCTTCCTTGGCGGCTCTTATTTGACACCGTACTTTACCTCCTTCCGGCAGGTGGTCGCCCGCGCCGCCGCAAGTCGCTGGGAGGATGTGCAGTACGCCACTGTTGTGGAGGACCATGTCGGGATGACGGGGTTGATGGTATTCGCGCGGTCGGACGTCGTCGGAAGGATTGCATCGGTGCAGACCGCGGGTGTCGGGCTGGGGTTGCAGCAGATGGGGAATAAGGGGGCTGTAGGGGCGAGGCTGGGGTGGATGTTGGAGTCAGAGTCAGAGTCTGAGACGGTGCTGGTGCCGCTGACATTTGTTTCAGCACATCTTGCGCCTGCGGAGGATGCGTTTGAGCGGCGGAATGAGGATTGGAGGGCGATTGTGGAGAGGTTAGTTTTTAGTACCACCACTACAACCACaagccaggaggaggacgaggaggaggaggaggagcgcgCGGCGCTGCTTGGTTCGTCGAGGGCGACCGGGGAGAGTGACGGCGAGGGGGTATTTACGGGGGGTTATCTCTTTCTCGCGGGTGATCTCAACTACCGCACGTCCAATACGCTGCCACAGCCGGCGGATATCGCGCGTTTCCCTGGCCTGGAGGCCGACGAGAGCGACCCGCTGCATTACTCGCGGCTGCTGCGCGAGGACCAGCTCACCCGCGAACGAGAGAAGCGCCGGTGTTTCCACGGCCTGTCTGAAGCGCCGATCGGTTTCCCGCCGTCGTACAAGTATGAACTGGGGGCGCGGGATCCGCGCGACTGGAAGTTTGTCCACAGCCGTTGGCCCAGCTGGTGCGACCGGATCCTGTATCTGGAGTCTTCGACGGCGACGGTAACGCCCTACCGATATGATGCACTGCCTCTATTTCCGACGTCTGACCATCGAGCCGTTgcgctggcggcggcggtggtgctGCGGTCGATCCAGGCCGGTCCATCGGATTCAGAATCTGCCCCTGCGACAgacatgcagcagcagcagccgcagccgcagccgcagccggcgccggcgccggcagCCCCATTCCCGATCGACCGGGACTGGAAACGCAAACGAGATGAGGCCCGACGCAAGGAGTTGGTGGTGGGAGGATTGGCGTATCTGGGGTTGACCTGGGAGGGCCGTCGGTACCTGGTGGGCATGGTCATTGGCGGATTGGGAGCGTGGTTCATTCTGCGATCGATGCTCAACGTCTGA